The Pseudophaeobacter arcticus DSM 23566 genome includes a region encoding these proteins:
- a CDS encoding type I glutamate--ammonia ligase, translating into MKTRLRAMFCDHLSIMRGKYLPNSKIGDGDTRFCRSVFGTHYDRDLLDAPGSLVKQGMPDMELRWQHDDIRDSWHASTKVVLGDLYDVEGVPLSLCPRGALKRAVSAWQARGLTPKVGIELEAYALQADDRGRLMPYDAPGGVVYGTGPFADPLRFNDRIWAMADEMGFSLDMITAEFDSPQFEYTLTFDDAVKAVDDIVLFRLMAREIALEYGIVLTFMPKPVAEAGGSGMHINFSFVDEAGGNALASGPRGGPEHMNDLARGCLAGLLQHHKGLAGLIAPTANSYMRLQPGSLSGYWQNWGGDHRNVTTRISSEGGAKARLEHRMADASSNPYTSVAAVLQASLLGVEKGYELPPMETGDGFDRTDAREGTAIDLKGAVEDLERDTVLSEAVGADLVANHVYMKRKEVRKTRDLEGDGMRDFYVHFV; encoded by the coding sequence ATGAAGACCCGCTTGCGTGCGATGTTTTGCGACCACCTCAGCATCATGCGGGGGAAATACCTGCCCAATTCCAAGATCGGCGATGGGGACACCCGGTTTTGCCGCTCTGTCTTTGGCACCCATTATGATCGTGATCTGTTGGATGCACCGGGATCTTTGGTCAAGCAGGGGATGCCGGATATGGAACTGCGCTGGCAGCATGACGATATTCGCGACAGTTGGCATGCCTCGACAAAAGTGGTGTTGGGAGATCTCTATGATGTTGAGGGGGTGCCTTTGTCGCTTTGCCCGCGTGGGGCACTGAAACGCGCGGTTTCGGCTTGGCAGGCGCGGGGCTTGACCCCGAAGGTGGGGATCGAGCTGGAAGCCTATGCGCTTCAGGCTGATGATCGCGGCCGGTTGATGCCCTATGATGCGCCCGGCGGCGTGGTCTATGGCACCGGGCCTTTTGCGGATCCTTTGCGGTTCAATGACCGGATCTGGGCGATGGCGGATGAGATGGGCTTCTCGCTGGATATGATCACGGCGGAGTTCGACTCGCCGCAGTTTGAATACACGCTGACCTTTGATGATGCGGTGAAAGCGGTGGATGATATCGTGTTGTTCCGCCTGATGGCGCGGGAGATCGCGCTGGAATATGGTATTGTGTTGACCTTCATGCCCAAACCGGTGGCTGAGGCGGGCGGATCTGGCATGCATATCAACTTTTCTTTTGTGGATGAGGCCGGCGGCAATGCGCTTGCCTCAGGGCCGCGGGGCGGACCTGAGCATATGAATGATCTGGCGCGGGGCTGTCTGGCTGGGCTGTTGCAGCATCACAAGGGCCTGGCCGGGCTGATTGCGCCCACGGCCAACAGCTACATGCGGCTGCAGCCTGGATCGCTGTCTGGCTATTGGCAGAACTGGGGGGGCGATCATCGCAATGTGACCACGCGGATCAGCTCGGAGGGGGGCGCCAAGGCGCGGCTGGAGCATCGGATGGCAGATGCCTCTTCCAATCCCTATACCTCGGTGGCAGCGGTTTTGCAGGCATCACTGCTGGGGGTGGAGAAGGGCTATGAGCTGCCGCCGATGGAGACCGGGGATGGCTTTGATCGCACCGATGCGCGTGAGGGGACGGCGATTGACCTGAAAGGCGCGGTGGAGGATCTGGAACGTGATACAGTGCTGTCAGAGGCTGTGGGCGCGGATCTGGTGGCCAATCACGTCTATATGAAGCGCAAGGAAGTGCGCAAAACCCGGGACCTTGAAGGCGACGGGATGCGGGATTTTTACGTACATTTTGTCTAG
- a CDS encoding cytochrome P450, with protein MTIWTPQDDGHADLSSHDTFANGAPHNTFARLRREDPLHWTKYAGGEDFWSVTRYEDITRMNKNTEVFSSARGIRMEDQSYEEYLARRTFQETDPPEHSKVRMKLMKAFSKTSMAQYEQEIRDICAEILDPVLEQGSFDATKDIARQLPMRMLGRVVGLPEADLPWLVEKGDALIANTDPDFTAHVMDKLQTDEYRMMPFNSPAGAELYVYAKELMAAKAKAGDTAGVLNMILEPAKDGSTITETEFRNFFCLLVAAGNDTTRYSIAAGIQALCHQPELLVQMQAGGAVWETAADEIIRWATPALYFRRTATQDFEMHDKTIRAGDKVLYWFISANRDESYFEDPFRVNLMRSPNRHLSFGQFGPHVCLGMWLARLEVTVLFQELAKRISHIEADGPQKFLRSNFVGGIKQLPVRVTRR; from the coding sequence ATGACCATCTGGACACCACAGGACGACGGCCATGCCGACCTGAGCAGTCACGACACCTTTGCCAATGGCGCGCCGCATAACACCTTTGCGCGTCTGCGCCGCGAGGATCCGCTGCACTGGACCAAATACGCTGGCGGTGAGGATTTTTGGTCGGTGACCCGCTATGAGGACATCACCCGGATGAACAAGAACACCGAGGTATTTTCCTCGGCGCGGGGCATCCGCATGGAAGACCAGAGCTATGAGGAATATCTGGCGCGGCGCACCTTTCAGGAGACCGATCCGCCGGAGCATTCCAAGGTGCGGATGAAGCTGATGAAGGCCTTCTCCAAGACCAGCATGGCGCAGTATGAACAGGAGATCCGCGATATCTGTGCCGAGATCCTGGACCCGGTGCTGGAGCAGGGCAGCTTTGATGCCACCAAGGACATCGCCCGGCAACTGCCGATGCGGATGCTTGGCCGGGTTGTGGGGCTGCCAGAGGCGGATCTGCCCTGGCTGGTGGAGAAGGGCGATGCCTTGATCGCCAATACCGACCCCGATTTTACCGCCCATGTCATGGATAAGCTGCAAACGGATGAATACCGGATGATGCCGTTTAATTCGCCAGCCGGGGCGGAGCTTTATGTCTATGCCAAGGAGCTGATGGCGGCGAAGGCAAAGGCGGGGGATACCGCAGGGGTGCTCAATATGATTTTGGAGCCTGCCAAGGATGGCTCCACCATAACCGAGACCGAATTCCGTAATTTCTTTTGCCTTTTGGTGGCGGCGGGAAATGATACCACCCGCTACTCTATTGCGGCGGGTATTCAGGCGCTGTGTCACCAGCCTGAGCTTTTGGTGCAGATGCAGGCGGGCGGCGCGGTCTGGGAGACGGCGGCGGATGAGATCATCCGCTGGGCCACGCCTGCGCTCTATTTCCGCCGCACCGCGACGCAGGATTTTGAGATGCATGACAAGACCATTCGCGCGGGCGACAAGGTGCTATACTGGTTTATCTCGGCCAATCGCGATGAGAGCTATTTTGAAGATCCGTTCCGGGTAAACCTGATGCGCAGCCCCAATCGCCATCTGTCCTTTGGCCAGTTTGGCCCGCATGTGTGTCTGGGCATGTGGCTGGCCCGGCTGGAGGTCACGGTGTTGTTCCAAGAGCTGGCAAAACGGATCAGTCATATTGAAGCTGATGGGCCACAGAAATTCCTGCGTTCAAATTTTGTCGGCGGCATCAAGCAATTGCCGGTGCGTGTCACCCGGCGCTGA
- a CDS encoding type 1 glutamine amidotransferase — protein MHLAILVTNTDKSSFAAQHPLDGEKFTRLIHLARPDWQTTAFQIHEGHLPRDLDTFDGALITGSPASTRSGLPWIAPLLELIQQIETAQLPLFGACFGHQAIALALGGGVETNPNGWVHGLIPNQMRARPAWAQQLPADFNLYGSHSEYVARLPAQARESATSTGLNAGFYIGNHIWTSQHHPEMSPEFITALTREMREDLGPERYAQAQDSLSQPADQAAFAESLARFYEQAQ, from the coding sequence ATGCACTTAGCGATTCTTGTTACCAATACAGACAAAAGCAGCTTTGCCGCCCAGCATCCTCTGGATGGTGAGAAATTCACCCGGCTCATCCATTTGGCACGACCAGACTGGCAGACAACAGCCTTTCAGATCCACGAGGGTCACCTCCCGAGGGATCTGGATACATTTGACGGCGCCTTGATCACCGGCAGCCCGGCGTCGACCCGCAGCGGATTGCCCTGGATCGCGCCATTGCTGGAGCTGATACAACAGATCGAGACAGCCCAGCTGCCGCTGTTTGGCGCCTGCTTTGGGCATCAGGCAATCGCCCTGGCTCTGGGTGGAGGTGTGGAAACAAACCCGAATGGCTGGGTCCACGGGCTGATCCCCAACCAAATGCGCGCAAGGCCTGCTTGGGCGCAGCAGCTGCCCGCAGATTTCAATCTCTATGGCTCGCACAGCGAATATGTTGCACGGCTGCCAGCCCAGGCCCGGGAAAGCGCAACCAGCACCGGGTTGAACGCCGGGTTTTACATCGGAAACCACATCTGGACCAGCCAACACCACCCGGAAATGAGCCCTGAGTTCATCACCGCGCTCACCCGGGAAATGCGCGAGGATCTCGGCCCCGAGCGTTATGCCCAGGCCCAAGATAGCCTGTCCCAGCCCGCAGATCAGGCCGCCTTTGCCGAAAGCCTGGCACGGTTCTATGAACAAGCGCAGTAA
- a CDS encoding GntR family transcriptional regulator: MAGQSEGLLNAILADIDAGQLNPGDVLDEAGLAARHLVSRTPIREVFIQLEAAGLIRRLPRKGAVLFKPTLEEFLAILEVHANLEGQAAGLAARRMTAVQAGELEEIVQACEAHAAEKGDGDPDGYYQLNLRFHAGVALGAGNPFLVEMIKTNARKLMAYYRARYQYPGSIMQSAKEHREIAELIYAHDQTAAELRMIQHVQFDQVTVMDLLAALG; encoded by the coding sequence GTGGCAGGACAGAGTGAAGGGCTATTGAACGCGATCCTTGCGGATATTGACGCGGGGCAGTTGAACCCGGGCGATGTGCTGGACGAGGCCGGTCTTGCGGCGCGTCATTTGGTGTCTCGTACGCCGATCCGGGAGGTCTTTATCCAGCTGGAGGCTGCGGGGCTTATCCGCCGTTTGCCGCGCAAGGGCGCGGTCCTGTTCAAACCTACACTGGAAGAGTTTCTGGCGATCCTGGAAGTGCATGCAAATCTCGAAGGCCAGGCGGCTGGCCTGGCAGCGCGGCGGATGACGGCGGTCCAGGCCGGTGAGCTGGAAGAGATCGTCCAGGCCTGTGAAGCCCATGCCGCCGAGAAGGGGGATGGCGATCCCGATGGCTATTACCAGCTGAACCTGCGGTTTCATGCAGGCGTGGCCCTGGGGGCGGGGAACCCGTTCCTGGTTGAGATGATCAAGACCAACGCGCGCAAGCTGATGGCCTATTACCGGGCGCGATATCAATATCCGGGCTCGATCATGCAATCGGCAAAAGAACATCGCGAAATTGCCGAGTTGATCTATGCACATGACCAGACAGCGGCGGAGCTGCGGATGATCCAGCATGTGCAGTTTGATCAGGTCACCGTGATGGATCTATTGGCCGCGCTTGGCTGA
- a CDS encoding nitronate monooxygenase, with protein sequence MNSDLCKRLGIEFPLFAFSHCRDVVAAVTNAGGMGVFGAAMMSPEELEEELSWIDAHVKGKPYGVDLIVPNKFEAKGEDLPDAAILAMVPEEHKDFASELLQHHGVEPGDLEPARADRLVFRQNISSEGARRSLDVAFSHPIALIANALGLPPQDMLERGKAQGVVVGALVGTAQHARAQVAAGVDVIIAAGGEAGGHTGEISTMVLVPEVVQAIAGSGVPVLAAGGIATGGQMAAAMAMGAAGAWCGSVWLTTAEAETNPVVKEKMLAASSRDTVRSRSRTGKPSRQLISAWTEAWEGKGAPTPLPMPLQTLVSEPALHRIDQISQTGHAGAQDLATYWVGQGVGLMNQAMSAGGVVQEFKEDFLTAYERLGALLAE encoded by the coding sequence ATGAACTCGGATCTCTGCAAGCGGCTTGGTATCGAATTTCCGCTTTTTGCCTTTTCCCATTGCCGCGACGTGGTGGCCGCAGTCACCAATGCCGGCGGTATGGGGGTGTTTGGCGCCGCGATGATGTCGCCCGAGGAGCTGGAAGAAGAGCTGTCTTGGATTGATGCCCATGTGAAGGGCAAACCCTATGGTGTTGACCTTATCGTGCCGAACAAATTTGAGGCCAAGGGCGAGGATCTCCCGGATGCGGCCATTCTGGCCATGGTCCCCGAGGAGCATAAGGATTTTGCCAGTGAATTGCTGCAACACCATGGGGTAGAACCGGGTGATCTGGAGCCTGCACGGGCGGATCGGTTGGTGTTTCGCCAAAATATCAGCTCCGAGGGGGCACGGCGCAGTCTGGATGTGGCCTTTTCCCACCCGATTGCCTTGATCGCCAATGCGCTGGGGTTGCCACCGCAGGATATGCTGGAGCGCGGCAAGGCGCAGGGGGTGGTGGTCGGCGCCCTGGTGGGCACGGCGCAGCACGCCCGCGCCCAGGTCGCAGCCGGGGTGGATGTGATCATCGCCGCGGGCGGTGAGGCGGGAGGCCACACCGGGGAGATTTCAACCATGGTTCTGGTGCCCGAGGTGGTGCAGGCCATTGCCGGATCCGGCGTGCCGGTGCTGGCGGCGGGGGGTATTGCCACCGGCGGACAGATGGCGGCTGCCATGGCGATGGGCGCGGCAGGGGCCTGGTGCGGCTCGGTCTGGCTGACGACGGCAGAGGCGGAGACCAACCCGGTGGTGAAGGAAAAAATGCTGGCGGCCAGCAGCCGCGACACCGTGCGTTCACGCTCGCGTACCGGCAAGCCCTCGCGCCAGTTGATCAGCGCCTGGACCGAGGCCTGGGAGGGCAAGGGGGCGCCAACACCCTTGCCGATGCCGTTGCAGACTTTGGTGTCCGAACCCGCGTTGCACCGGATTGATCAGATCTCCCAAACGGGCCACGCAGGGGCGCAGGATCTGGCCACCTATTGGGTTGGACAGGGGGTCGGCCTGATGAACCAGGCAATGTCTGCCGGTGGTGTGGTGCAGGAGTTCAAGGAAGATTTTTTGACAGCCTACGAGCGGCTTGGCGCCCTGTTGGCAGAGTGA
- a CDS encoding acetyl/propionyl/methylcrotonyl-CoA carboxylase subunit alpha, which yields MTEFNSILVANRGEIALRIMRTARAMGITCIAVYTEADADSPHVGFADRAICIGTGPVGDSYLDAAKVLAAAQEAGAQAVHPGYGFLSENAEFAQACTAAGLTFIGPSAASIALMGNKAAAKRRMIEAGVPCVPGYEGADQSSAVLAAEAAKIGYPVMIKAAAGGGGRGMRLVTAPEGFATALELAKSEALSAFGSQEMILEKAVMRPRHVEIQIFADASGNTIHLGERDCSVQRRHQKVVEEAPCPVMTPKLRAEMGAAAVEAARAISYLGAGTVEFLLDADGAFYFLEMNTRLQVEHPVTELVTGLDLVALQIRAARGEALGLAQQDVALTGHAIEVRLYGEDPSQGFLPQSGVINLWQPPSGPGIRVDAGITSGQQVSAFYDPMLAKIIAHGATRAEALERLIAALGDTVIFGPACNRDFLIDVLSHAEFAKGRATTGFIADHFDPLVPTKVTSADVALAAGLIYRADQAAMAQQATLPAELLGWSSQGDMQARLVLAVGGDPVTVLLRQGRDGIHVLVGEAEHHLEQQGDCLRLDGLRVDLRRHLMVADDLYLATGARMLKLSRLRAGRGAAAVAGGGETRAPMHGNLLELCVGTGDRVEIGTRLAVLEAMKMQHEMLAEVAGTVSEIAVTAPSQVKAGDLLVRIEQDKATQEGTE from the coding sequence ATGACAGAGTTCAACTCAATCCTGGTGGCCAATAGGGGCGAGATCGCCCTGCGTATCATGCGCACGGCGCGCGCTATGGGGATCACCTGCATAGCGGTCTATACCGAGGCAGACGCAGATAGCCCGCATGTGGGTTTTGCTGATCGCGCCATCTGCATTGGCACCGGCCCGGTGGGCGACAGCTATCTGGATGCGGCCAAGGTTTTGGCCGCCGCCCAGGAGGCAGGCGCGCAGGCGGTGCATCCCGGCTATGGCTTCCTGTCGGAGAATGCCGAATTTGCCCAGGCCTGCACTGCGGCTGGCCTCACCTTCATTGGCCCCAGCGCGGCGTCCATTGCCCTGATGGGCAACAAGGCTGCCGCCAAACGGCGCATGATCGAAGCGGGGGTTCCCTGCGTTCCCGGCTATGAGGGCGCGGATCAGTCGTCGGCGGTGCTGGCGGCGGAGGCGGCAAAGATTGGCTATCCGGTGATGATCAAGGCGGCGGCAGGCGGTGGTGGCCGTGGCATGCGGCTGGTCACTGCCCCCGAAGGTTTTGCCACGGCCTTGGAGCTGGCCAAAAGCGAAGCGCTGTCTGCCTTTGGTTCGCAAGAGATGATCCTGGAAAAGGCGGTGATGCGCCCGCGCCACGTGGAGATCCAGATCTTTGCCGATGCCAGTGGCAATACCATCCACCTGGGCGAGCGCGACTGCTCGGTGCAGCGCCGCCATCAGAAGGTGGTGGAAGAGGCCCCCTGTCCGGTGATGACGCCCAAGCTGCGCGCTGAAATGGGCGCGGCTGCGGTGGAGGCCGCCCGGGCCATCAGCTATCTGGGCGCGGGAACGGTGGAGTTCCTACTGGATGCGGATGGGGCCTTCTACTTTCTGGAGATGAACACCCGCCTGCAGGTGGAGCATCCGGTTACCGAACTGGTCACCGGGCTGGATCTGGTGGCGCTGCAGATCCGTGCGGCGCGCGGTGAGGCGCTGGGACTGGCGCAACAGGATGTGGCGCTGACGGGGCATGCCATCGAAGTGCGGCTCTATGGTGAAGACCCAAGTCAGGGCTTTTTGCCACAATCCGGGGTGATCAACCTCTGGCAGCCGCCCAGCGGGCCGGGCATCCGGGTGGATGCGGGCATTACATCCGGGCAGCAGGTCTCTGCCTTTTATGACCCGATGCTGGCCAAGATCATCGCCCATGGTGCCACGCGAGCCGAGGCGCTGGAACGCCTGATTGCGGCGCTGGGGGATACGGTGATCTTTGGACCTGCCTGCAACCGGGATTTTCTGATTGATGTGCTCAGCCATGCGGAGTTTGCCAAAGGTCGCGCCACCACCGGCTTTATTGCGGACCACTTTGATCCTTTGGTGCCGACCAAGGTCACCAGCGCGGATGTGGCGCTGGCAGCAGGTCTGATCTACCGCGCCGATCAGGCGGCAATGGCGCAACAGGCTACCCTCCCGGCAGAACTGCTGGGCTGGTCCAGCCAGGGAGACATGCAGGCGCGGCTGGTGCTGGCGGTCGGGGGTGATCCGGTGACTGTGCTGCTGCGCCAGGGCCGCGATGGCATCCACGTGCTGGTAGGCGAAGCCGAGCATCACCTGGAGCAACAGGGCGACTGCCTGCGGTTGGACGGGCTGCGGGTGGATCTGCGCCGCCATCTGATGGTCGCGGATGATCTGTATCTGGCGACAGGGGCGCGGATGTTGAAACTGTCCCGCTTGCGGGCGGGCAGGGGGGCTGCGGCGGTCGCAGGCGGCGGCGAGACGCGGGCTCCGATGCATGGCAACCTGCTGGAACTCTGCGTCGGCACCGGCGACCGGGTTGAGATTGGCACCCGTCTTGCGGTGCTGGAGGCGATGAAGATGCAGCACGAGATGCTGGCCGAGGTCGCAGGCACAGTGAGCGAAATTGCAGTCACGGCTCCAAGTCAGGTTAAGGCAGGCGATCTGCTGGTGCGGATCGAACAGGATAAAGCGACCCAGGAGGGCACGGAATGA
- a CDS encoding acyl-CoA carboxylase subunit beta translates to MKAFQSRISTGSDSYAQNRADMLAQVDRMRSLEARATAKSEQRRPVFDKRGQLSPRERLAALLDPGMPFLELYNMASYLVDDPDPETSIPGASILLGIGYVSGVRCMVFVDDAGINAGAMTGKSVDKALGAIEIALKQKLPFVHLVESAGADLTRYTVELWAHGGGMFAGLARLSAAGNPVITVLHGASTAGGAYQPGLSDYVIGVKGNGMAMLAGGALVQAATGEIAEDADLGGAQMHAEITGLVEYLAEDDAHGLEIARDVVAGLGWQNCAAPAVAYDLPQYDSEELAGAIPADYRKPYDMHELAARLVDGSRLRDFKPDYGPALVCLQAHIMGQPVGILGNNGPIDPDGATKATHFLQLMDQAGTPVIFLGNTTGYMVGTAYERAGMIKHGSKMIQAVTNLRVPKISLYTGASFGAGNYGMCGHAFGADFLFTWPNAMTGVMGGEQAALTMEQVARRTAARKGIPVDEARLAKQSAGIAAHFDSQSDAFFTSGRMLDMGMIDPRDSRAVIGFCLATCREAGRRDLNPNAFGVGRA, encoded by the coding sequence ATGAAGGCTTTTCAAAGCAGGATCAGCACGGGCAGTGACAGCTATGCCCAGAACCGCGCCGATATGCTGGCGCAGGTGGATAGGATGCGCAGCTTGGAAGCCCGCGCTACCGCCAAATCGGAACAGCGCCGCCCGGTCTTTGACAAGCGCGGCCAGCTGTCGCCGCGCGAACGTCTGGCGGCTTTGCTGGATCCCGGCATGCCATTTCTTGAGCTGTACAACATGGCGTCTTATCTGGTGGATGACCCGGATCCTGAGACCTCGATCCCCGGGGCCTCGATCCTTCTGGGGATTGGCTATGTGTCTGGCGTGCGCTGCATGGTTTTTGTGGATGATGCCGGCATCAATGCCGGAGCGATGACCGGGAAATCGGTGGACAAGGCGCTGGGTGCAATTGAGATCGCACTGAAGCAAAAGCTGCCCTTTGTGCATCTGGTCGAAAGCGCCGGAGCGGATCTGACCCGCTACACGGTTGAACTCTGGGCCCATGGTGGCGGCATGTTTGCCGGTCTGGCGCGGCTTTCGGCGGCGGGAAACCCGGTGATCACCGTGTTGCACGGGGCCTCAACCGCTGGCGGCGCTTATCAGCCGGGGCTGTCGGATTATGTGATCGGGGTTAAAGGCAACGGCATGGCGATGCTGGCGGGGGGCGCCTTGGTGCAGGCCGCAACCGGCGAAATCGCCGAGGATGCCGATCTGGGCGGCGCCCAGATGCATGCCGAAATTACCGGGCTGGTGGAATACCTGGCCGAGGATGATGCCCATGGCCTGGAGATCGCCCGCGATGTGGTGGCGGGACTGGGCTGGCAAAACTGCGCTGCCCCCGCCGTCGCCTATGACCTGCCCCAATATGACAGCGAAGAGCTGGCCGGGGCCATCCCGGCGGACTACCGCAAACCCTATGACATGCACGAGCTGGCAGCGCGGCTGGTGGATGGGTCTCGGTTGCGGGATTTCAAGCCGGATTATGGCCCGGCTCTGGTCTGCCTGCAGGCGCATATCATGGGCCAGCCAGTGGGCATTCTGGGCAACAATGGCCCGATTGACCCGGATGGCGCCACCAAGGCGACGCATTTCTTGCAGTTGATGGATCAGGCCGGCACGCCGGTGATCTTTCTGGGCAATACCACCGGCTATATGGTGGGCACCGCCTATGAGCGCGCAGGCATGATCAAACATGGCTCAAAAATGATCCAGGCGGTGACCAACCTGCGGGTGCCCAAGATCTCGCTCTATACCGGGGCCAGTTTTGGTGCTGGCAACTACGGCATGTGTGGCCATGCCTTTGGCGCGGATTTCCTGTTCACCTGGCCAAATGCCATGACCGGTGTGATGGGGGGCGAACAGGCCGCCCTGACCATGGAGCAGGTGGCGCGGCGCACCGCGGCGCGCAAGGGTATCCCGGTGGACGAGGCCCGCCTGGCCAAGCAGAGCGCGGGAATTGCTGCGCATTTTGACAGTCAGTCGGATGCATTTTTCACCTCAGGGCGGATGCTGGACATGGGCATGATTGATCCGCGCGACAGCCGGGCGGTGATTGGCTTTTGCCTGGCCACCTGCAGGGAGGCAGGTCGCCGTGATCTCAACCCCAATGCCTTTGGCGTGGGGCGGGCCTGA
- a CDS encoding acyclic terpene utilization AtuA family protein, giving the protein MSQHLRIGGASGFWGDSSVATPQLLAAGGLDFIVYDYLAEITMAILARARDKDPTTGYATDFVSAAMAPNLAEIAKQGVRIVSNAGGMNPEACAAALRVEIKKQELRLKVAVVTGDDLLARAAEIAEAAPRDMFRGTSLPPVEKIASINAYLGAFPIAAALDRGADIVVTGRCVDSAVTLGAAIHHFGWTTNDLDALAGGSLAGHILECGPQATGGNFTDWRLVAENLADIGYPVAAIRRDGSFEVSKPAGSGGLVSRGTVGEQMLYEIGDPQAYLLPDVACDFSEVVLEEVAPDRVLVSGARGLGVPDSYKTCLTWADGFRSGHIFTFYGLEAEEKARHFADTVLKRCRAALQRMQAPDYTDVSVELLGTESQFGKRREVAPQREVAVKIAVRHPDARAVALFLKEATGLGLATPPGLSGFAGARPKPSPVMALFSYLTPKQQVQLRLLDEAGEVQCPEVQGPAVAVAARPSLPEAPLVSKAKNIIQVPLVELAWARSGDKGDIANIGVMARDPAWMPWIWAGLTPAHLHQVFGHFLDGAGTEAIERFYLPGSASMNVLLHGALGGGGTSSLRNDPQAKGYAQLLLAAPIAVDADLLGRLPGAV; this is encoded by the coding sequence ATGTCACAGCATTTGCGCATTGGCGGTGCCAGCGGATTCTGGGGAGACTCCAGCGTCGCGACACCGCAGCTTTTGGCGGCTGGGGGGCTCGATTTTATCGTCTATGACTACCTCGCCGAGATCACCATGGCGATCCTGGCAAGGGCGCGGGACAAAGATCCCACCACAGGCTATGCCACTGATTTTGTCAGCGCGGCCATGGCGCCAAACCTTGCCGAGATTGCAAAACAAGGCGTGCGGATTGTCTCCAATGCCGGTGGTATGAACCCCGAGGCCTGCGCGGCTGCTCTGCGGGTGGAGATCAAGAAACAGGAGCTGAGGCTCAAGGTTGCAGTCGTCACCGGCGATGATCTTTTGGCCCGCGCAGCGGAGATCGCCGAGGCTGCGCCACGGGATATGTTCCGTGGCACATCTTTGCCGCCGGTGGAAAAGATCGCCAGTATCAACGCCTATCTTGGCGCCTTTCCCATTGCCGCCGCGCTGGATCGCGGCGCGGATATTGTGGTGACCGGGCGCTGCGTCGACAGTGCGGTGACACTGGGCGCGGCAATCCATCACTTTGGCTGGACCACAAATGATCTGGATGCGCTGGCCGGTGGCAGCCTGGCCGGTCATATTCTGGAATGTGGCCCACAGGCGACCGGTGGCAATTTTACCGATTGGCGGCTGGTGGCAGAAAACCTGGCGGATATCGGCTATCCCGTCGCGGCTATCCGCAGGGATGGCAGTTTTGAGGTGTCAAAGCCCGCAGGCTCGGGCGGGCTGGTGTCGCGCGGCACCGTTGGCGAACAGATGCTCTATGAAATCGGCGATCCACAGGCCTACCTGTTGCCTGATGTGGCCTGCGATTTCTCGGAGGTGGTATTGGAGGAGGTCGCACCCGACCGGGTTCTGGTCTCGGGCGCGCGCGGTTTGGGGGTGCCGGACAGCTACAAGACCTGCCTGACCTGGGCCGATGGCTTTCGCTCGGGGCATATTTTCACCTTCTATGGGCTGGAAGCAGAAGAGAAGGCCCGGCATTTTGCCGACACGGTGCTGAAACGCTGCCGCGCGGCGCTGCAGCGGATGCAGGCTCCGGACTACACCGATGTCAGCGTGGAGCTGCTGGGCACTGAAAGCCAGTTTGGCAAAAGACGCGAGGTGGCCCCCCAGCGCGAGGTGGCGGTCAAGATCGCCGTTCGCCATCCGGATGCCCGCGCCGTGGCTCTGTTTCTGAAAGAGGCCACCGGCCTGGGTCTGGCAACGCCACCGGGGTTGAGCGGCTTTGCAGGTGCGCGCCCCAAACCTTCGCCGGTGATGGCGCTGTTTTCCTATCTCACCCCCAAACAACAGGTGCAGCTGCGCCTGCTGGACGAGGCAGGAGAGGTGCAGTGCCCAGAGGTTCAAGGCCCCGCTGTTGCTGTGGCAGCGCGCCCCAGTCTGCCAGAGGCCCCCCTGGTTTCCAAAGCGAAAAATATTATCCAGGTGCCGCTGGTCGAGCTGGCCTGGGCCCGCAGCGGCGACAAGGGCGATATCGCCAATATCGGCGTGATGGCGCGCGATCCAGCATGGATGCCCTGGATCTGGGCTGGTCTGACGCCTGCGCATTTGCACCAGGTGTTTGGCCATTTTCTGGATGGGGCCGGGACCGAGGCAATTGAGCGGTTTTACCTGCCCGGTTCTGCCTCGATGAATGTGCTTTTGCACGGCGCGCTGGGCGGTGGCGGCACCTCGTCGCTGCGCAATGACCCGCAGGCCAAGGGCTATGCCCAACTGCTGCTGGCGGCCCCCATTGCCGTAGACGCGGATCTGCTCGGGCGCCTGCCTGGTGCGGTATGA